A genomic stretch from Sceloporus undulatus isolate JIND9_A2432 ecotype Alabama chromosome 5, SceUnd_v1.1, whole genome shotgun sequence includes:
- the EXOC1L gene encoding exocyst complex component 1-like isoform X1, with protein MSSLVKEDLNKKLFRTLGQSLYEFIEVECSGQDRFYLCASVTKGEEVQISMVKHFRIGLDEKYEISEKWFLDDLEMIDGKEADADNPWFDMHFKQVYSWEAYSCASKYAFARTLNRLNEMYLHKDLKIVNFDFTYINDEALWSSSNGDCVVLMRICFYASNLLCLSLCPLPV; from the exons ATGTCATCACTGGTGAAGGAGGATCTCAACAAGAAGCTGTTCAGAACACTTGGGCAAAGCTTGTATGAGTTCATTGAAGTTGAGTGTTCGGGCCAAGACCGCTTCTACCTCTGTGCTTCAG TGACAAAAGGCGAAGAAGTGCAAATATCAATGGTAAAACACTTTAGAATAGGTCTTGATGAGAAATATGAAATCTCTGAAAAATGGTTTCTTGATGATTTGGAGATGATTGATGGGAAAGAGGCTGATGCT GATAATCCATGGTTTGATATGCATTTCAAGCAAGTCTACAGTTGGGAAGCTTACAGCTGTGCCTCTAAATATGCTTTTGCACGAACTTTAAACAGGTTGAATGAGATGTACCTTCACAAGGACCTTAAGATTGTGAACTTTGATTTCACCTACATCAATGATGAGGCACTCTGGTCATCCAGCAATGGGGACTGCGTAGTACTTATGAGGATCTGCTTCTATGCATCCAACCTTTTGTGTCTGTCTCTTTGCCCATTGCCTGTGTGA
- the EXOC1L gene encoding exocyst complex component 1-like isoform X2 translates to MDQCQFTGCQSLKSFQEKNLYLMGYRVTKGEEVQISMVKHFRIGLDEKYEISEKWFLDDLEMIDGKEADADNPWFDMHFKQVYSWEAYSCASKYAFARTLNRLNEMYLHKDLKIVNFDFTYINDEALWSSSNGDCVVLMRICFYASNLLCLSLCPLPV, encoded by the exons atggaccagtgccagtTCACAGGCTGCCAGTCTCTgaagagtttccaggaaaaaaatctgTATCTAATGGGctacagag TGACAAAAGGCGAAGAAGTGCAAATATCAATGGTAAAACACTTTAGAATAGGTCTTGATGAGAAATATGAAATCTCTGAAAAATGGTTTCTTGATGATTTGGAGATGATTGATGGGAAAGAGGCTGATGCT GATAATCCATGGTTTGATATGCATTTCAAGCAAGTCTACAGTTGGGAAGCTTACAGCTGTGCCTCTAAATATGCTTTTGCACGAACTTTAAACAGGTTGAATGAGATGTACCTTCACAAGGACCTTAAGATTGTGAACTTTGATTTCACCTACATCAATGATGAGGCACTCTGGTCATCCAGCAATGGGGACTGCGTAGTACTTATGAGGATCTGCTTCTATGCATCCAACCTTTTGTGTCTGTCTCTTTGCCCATTGCCTGTGTGA
- the EXOC1L gene encoding exocyst complex component 1-like isoform X4: protein MVKHFRIGLDEKYEISEKWFLDDLEMIDGKEADADNPWFDMHFKQVYSWEAYSCASKYAFARTLNRLNEMYLHKDLKIVNFDFTYINDEALWSSSNGDCVVLMRICFYASNLLCLSLCPLPV, encoded by the exons ATGGTAAAACACTTTAGAATAGGTCTTGATGAGAAATATGAAATCTCTGAAAAATGGTTTCTTGATGATTTGGAGATGATTGATGGGAAAGAGGCTGATGCT GATAATCCATGGTTTGATATGCATTTCAAGCAAGTCTACAGTTGGGAAGCTTACAGCTGTGCCTCTAAATATGCTTTTGCACGAACTTTAAACAGGTTGAATGAGATGTACCTTCACAAGGACCTTAAGATTGTGAACTTTGATTTCACCTACATCAATGATGAGGCACTCTGGTCATCCAGCAATGGGGACTGCGTAGTACTTATGAGGATCTGCTTCTATGCATCCAACCTTTTGTGTCTGTCTCTTTGCCCATTGCCTGTGTGA
- the EXOC1L gene encoding exocyst complex component 1-like isoform X3: MYTRQKLYVTKGEEVQISMVKHFRIGLDEKYEISEKWFLDDLEMIDGKEADADNPWFDMHFKQVYSWEAYSCASKYAFARTLNRLNEMYLHKDLKIVNFDFTYINDEALWSSSNGDCVVLMRICFYASNLLCLSLCPLPV; this comes from the exons ATGTACACTCGGCAAAAACTTTATG TGACAAAAGGCGAAGAAGTGCAAATATCAATGGTAAAACACTTTAGAATAGGTCTTGATGAGAAATATGAAATCTCTGAAAAATGGTTTCTTGATGATTTGGAGATGATTGATGGGAAAGAGGCTGATGCT GATAATCCATGGTTTGATATGCATTTCAAGCAAGTCTACAGTTGGGAAGCTTACAGCTGTGCCTCTAAATATGCTTTTGCACGAACTTTAAACAGGTTGAATGAGATGTACCTTCACAAGGACCTTAAGATTGTGAACTTTGATTTCACCTACATCAATGATGAGGCACTCTGGTCATCCAGCAATGGGGACTGCGTAGTACTTATGAGGATCTGCTTCTATGCATCCAACCTTTTGTGTCTGTCTCTTTGCCCATTGCCTGTGTGA